The genomic stretch GCCGTCGCGCCACTTCCCTACGCCACGCTGCTGCTGCTCGTCCTCGTGCTGCCCAGCGACGCGGGCACGGGACAGCCACTGCCGTCGGCACGACACCCGGCGCGCCTGGCAGGGCCCGCCGCGGTGCTGCGGGTCGCTGGCGTATGATGCCCCGCCCCCGTTAGGAGAAAGCAGATCAGATGGCCCGCGCCGCATCCCGTCCGTCCTCGACGCCGAAGCCCACCAGCGCACAACGCGACAATCAGCGCGACAAGAAACCCAAAGCCCCGCGCGCGCTCAAGCCTGCCGACTACCTGCAGAAGATTCTCAACGCCAAGGTGTATGACGTTGCGATCGAGTCCGAACTGGGGCTGGCGCGGAACCTGACGGCCCGGCTGGGCAACGAGGTGTGGCTGAAGCGCGAGGACAACCAGCCCGTGTTCAGCTTCAAGCTGCGCGGCGCCTACAACAAGATGGCCCACCTGACACCCGCGCAACTCAAGCGCGGTGTCATCTGCGCCTCGGCCGGCAACCATGCCGCCGGCGTCGCGCTGAGCGCGAGCCGGCTGGGCTGCCGCGCCGTCATCACGATGCCCGTCACGACACCGCAAGTGAAGATCGACGGCGTAAGGGCACTGGGTGGCGAGGTGGTGCTGCACGGCGACAGCTATTCCGACGCGTATCTGCATGCGGTCGAGCTGCAGAAAAAACACGGCCTGACCTTCGTCCACCCCTTCGACGATCCTGAGGTGATCGCCGGTCAGGGGACCATCGCGATGGAGATCTTGCGGCAGCATCAGGGGCCGATCGACGCCATCTTCGTCGCCATCGGCGGCGGCGGGCTGATCTCGGGCGTGGCCAACTACGTCAAGGCGGTGCGCCCGGAGATCAAGATCATCGGCGTGCAGATGAATGACTCCGACGCGATGGTGCGTTCGGTACGCCACAACAAGCGGGTGCAACTGCCCGACGTCGGTCTGTTCTCCGACGGCACCGCGGTCAAGCTGGTCGGCGAGGAAACCTTCCGGATCGCCCGCGAGCTGGTCGACGACTACGTGGTGGTCGACACCGACGCGGTCTGCGCCGCGATCAAGGACGTGTTCCAGGACACCCGCAGCATCGTCGAGCCAGCTGGGGCGATGTCGATCGCCGCCATCAAGCAATACGTCGAGCGCCATCGCTGCAAGGGCAAGACCTTCGTCGCGATCACCTGCGGCGCCAACATGAACTTCGACCGGCTGCGCTTCGTCGCCGAGCGGGCCGAGGTGGGCGAGGAACGCGAGGCCGTGTTCGCCGTCACCATCCCCGAGGAGCGCGGCAGCTTCCGGCGCTTTTGCGAATTGGTCGAGCAGCGCAGCGTCACCGAATTCAACTACCGCATCTCGGACAGCCAGCAGGCGCACGTGTTCGTTGGCCTCACGACGGCGAACCGGGGCGAATCGGCCAAGCTGGCCGCGATGTTCAAGAAACAGGGCTTCCCGACGCTGGACCTGACGCACGACGAACTGGCCAAGCAGCATGTGCGGCACATGGTCGGCGGCCGCAGCGAATTGGCCAAGGACGAGCGGCTCTACCGCTTCATCTTCCCCGAGCGTCCGGGCGCCTTGATGAAGTTCTTGTCCAGCATGCATCCGGACTGGAACATCAGCCTGTTCCACTACCGCAACCAGGGCGCCGACTACGGCCGCATCCTGGTCGGCATCCAGGTGCCCAAGGGCGACAAGAAGGCGTTTCAGCAGTTCCTCGACACACTGGCCTACCCCTACGTCGAGGAAACCGACAATCCCGTCTACCGCCTGTTCCTGCGCTGAAGCCGGTCCGCCGGCTCGGGCTTGCGCGGGAAGGCGTCCGCATCTACAACCTCGGGCCGAGGCCGCCAAGCCCCTCAATGCCCCGGACGGGTCGCCGGTGCCTCGCCTCCGGGCACTTGCCGCGGTCGATCCCGACCGTGACAGCCGTGTGATCGCCGCCCCTGCGTTCCGGGGGGCCGTCTACCGCCGCGGCCCTTGCGGGGCGGCCCGCCCACTGAAACAATCGCGGGCCGGATTGCGCGGTCTGAGGGAGGGCGGCGCACGGCTACTCATGATCCACAAGGGCAGGCCCCATGTCACAGAACCGCTCGTTGATCGCGCCGACATTCCACGCGCCGCTCGAACAGGCATTGAAGAAAAAGATCGAGCAGCGCCAGGCTGCCGCCGGCAGCCTCGGCGAACTCGAGCCCCTGGCCGTGCGCCTGGGGCTGATCCGCAACACGCTCAAACCGCGTTTGCACGACCCCCAATTGCTCGTGTTCGCAGCCGACCACGGCCTGGCCGTGGACGGCATCACCACCCTCGACGGGCCGACCACCTCGGCGCAGGTCGACGCGGTGGTAGCCAACCGCGTGCCGCTCGGCGTGCTGGCCCGGGCGCACGGCCTGCACCTGACCGTGGTCGACAGCGGCCTGGCCGATGCCACGCCCCGCCATCCGTCGGTGCTGGCGCGCAAGATCGCACACGGCACTCGCAACACCCGGGTCGGCCCGGCGATGTCGGTCGACCAGGCCCAGGCCGCCATCCGCGCCGGCATGGAGATCGCTGACCACTTGCCGGGCAACGTGCTGGCCTGTGCCGGGCTCGGCGTGGGCAGCGAGGAAAGCGCGGCGCTGGTGATCGCGCGCCTGGCCCAGCTGCCGGTGCGCGACCTGGTGCTGACCGGCCCGCAAATGAACCCCGACCTGCTGGCCCGCCTGATGGTCTTGCTCGAGGGAGCGCAAGGCCGCCACAAGAACATCACCGATCCGGTCGAGATCGTCGCCGCGGTCGGCGGCTTCGAGATCGCGATGATGGCCGGCGCGATGCTGGTGGCCGCCGGCAAGCGCAGCCTGATCCTGGTCGACGGGCTGCCCGCTTGCGCGGCCCTGATGCTGGCCTCGCGCATCGCCGCACCGGTCACCGACTACTGTGTGTACGCCCGCAGCCACAGCCGCCAGGGTCTGAGCTTCGCCCTGCAACATCTGCGTGCGGGGCCGCTGCTCGAATTGGGGCTGGAAACGCTGGACGGCACCGGGGCCGCACTCGCCTGGCCGCTGGTGCACAGCGCCGCCGCGATGTTGTCCGAGGTGACCGAAGAGGAAGAAGAGGTTCGGGTCTCGCAGCCCGCCGCACTCTGAGCCGCGGTGGCCGCCTGCCGGCGGCGCCGGCAGCATTTCCGGCGCGCCACATGGCTCGAGGGCCGGTGGCAGACGCGCCCGCCGGCGGCCCATGCGCTCGCTCGACAATGCTGCGCGCCCACTCCAGCCGCCCCCCCTGCCCACCCAAGGTGGCAGCGCGGCGCGGTTTCCTTACACGCCCTGACCGACTTTACTGTTGGATGGCTTCCGGCGGCGGCATTTGCGGCGTGAAGGCCGGTGCCGCGCCTTCTGCCGGCGGAATCTGCGGCAGCGCGCCGGTCTGCGCAATAGGCGGCGGCGGCAATTCGAGGGTGAACGAGCTGCCGCCAGCAGCCCCGCGGCCGATGGTCGCGCTGCGCTGGGCCAGGCCCTGGAGCGTCAGGTCGCCTTCGACCGTGCTGCCGAGGGCGAAGGCCTTGGGCGGCTTGCCGTCGATCGACAGCAACGCGACACCCGGGCCACTGCCCCCGCCGGCCGG from Caldimonas brevitalea encodes the following:
- the ilvA gene encoding threonine ammonia-lyase, biosynthetic, with protein sequence MARAASRPSSTPKPTSAQRDNQRDKKPKAPRALKPADYLQKILNAKVYDVAIESELGLARNLTARLGNEVWLKREDNQPVFSFKLRGAYNKMAHLTPAQLKRGVICASAGNHAAGVALSASRLGCRAVITMPVTTPQVKIDGVRALGGEVVLHGDSYSDAYLHAVELQKKHGLTFVHPFDDPEVIAGQGTIAMEILRQHQGPIDAIFVAIGGGGLISGVANYVKAVRPEIKIIGVQMNDSDAMVRSVRHNKRVQLPDVGLFSDGTAVKLVGEETFRIARELVDDYVVVDTDAVCAAIKDVFQDTRSIVEPAGAMSIAAIKQYVERHRCKGKTFVAITCGANMNFDRLRFVAERAEVGEEREAVFAVTIPEERGSFRRFCELVEQRSVTEFNYRISDSQQAHVFVGLTTANRGESAKLAAMFKKQGFPTLDLTHDELAKQHVRHMVGGRSELAKDERLYRFIFPERPGALMKFLSSMHPDWNISLFHYRNQGADYGRILVGIQVPKGDKKAFQQFLDTLAYPYVEETDNPVYRLFLR
- a CDS encoding nicotinate-nucleotide--dimethylbenzimidazole phosphoribosyltransferase; amino-acid sequence: MSQNRSLIAPTFHAPLEQALKKKIEQRQAAAGSLGELEPLAVRLGLIRNTLKPRLHDPQLLVFAADHGLAVDGITTLDGPTTSAQVDAVVANRVPLGVLARAHGLHLTVVDSGLADATPRHPSVLARKIAHGTRNTRVGPAMSVDQAQAAIRAGMEIADHLPGNVLACAGLGVGSEESAALVIARLAQLPVRDLVLTGPQMNPDLLARLMVLLEGAQGRHKNITDPVEIVAAVGGFEIAMMAGAMLVAAGKRSLILVDGLPACAALMLASRIAAPVTDYCVYARSHSRQGLSFALQHLRAGPLLELGLETLDGTGAALAWPLVHSAAAMLSEVTEEEEEVRVSQPAAL